The Heptranchias perlo isolate sHepPer1 unplaced genomic scaffold, sHepPer1.hap1 HAP1_SCAFFOLD_50, whole genome shotgun sequence genome contains a region encoding:
- the LOC137314026 gene encoding NACHT, LRR and PYD domains-containing protein 3-like, translating into MAEGSNRGEKPTSSTRMRMDTDPNIAIIEFLTNCDDYQLFQLTKFYRDRLEQAIEEGVDGVSSLLTYERHFSGQEHRKVTDLVEKGNRTDSSKLLLNLVMEKGSRARRVMWESFVKMHHVVPKLDKILKEMQELGPDPFDYMNIRRGLSEIPSHLKDVQQKHKETLRVQTETLRVNTILIKEKVKIFQLVTLYTELTVISAVRDRTLVEHELLARGRDHEQWREKHLRRELEKIRTDQLFQSSFSQRKSKSGSSAAVSGVAGIGKTTMVQKIVYDWATGKIYPQFQFVFSFKFRDLNAINCRINLRNLILDLYPYFGNILGELWKNPERLLFIFDGLDEFKDSIDFADDQRNTEPQYMCTDPEDQCEVSDIVYSLIQHKLLPGCSVLVTSRPTALYLLEKAEISVWAEILGFVGEERKEYFNKFFEDQMVAAAVFKHVGENEILYTMCYNPSYCWILGLSLGPFFTQRDRKQQRVTKTITQLYSYYIYNILKNHGREIESPRDVLLKIGEMAFTGVSEKKIVFRNGDLIKYNLQPSQFLSGFMMELLERDDSAQSVVYTFPHLTIQVFVAALAQFLTPDPGDIRKLLSEAHNKEDGRFEIFLRFVVGLSSSQSARPLVEFLGPFLHQTICGVIDWVKEKVEGEIGKTESETGKRDLLNTFHYLFESQNQTLARVTVGSVETLTFSGFRLTPIDCALLSHVIGLCDTIKHLDLWHCSIRCEGLQRLGPALHKCQALRLASNKLGDSGVKLLSAALRNPDCKIQELQLRDNDLTDSCTEDLVSALSTNRSLMVLNLSYNKLGDSGVKLLCVTLRNPDCKVQELRLCANGLTASCTEDLSSALSTNRSLTGLDLNYNELGDSGVKLLSAALSKPDCKIQELDLDDVGLTDSCTKDLVSALSTNRSLTGLNLGLNSFTDRSVPALRSLILTRRSLERIGLWGNRFSPNGKRHLESLRESRPGLNVGV; encoded by the exons atggctgaaggttcaaacaggggagaaaagccaacatcttcaacaagaatgagaatggacacag atccgaacaTTGCAATCATTGAGTTCCTGACAAATTGCGACGATTACCAGCTGTTCCaattgacgaaattctaccgggacagactagaacaggcgattgaagaaggggtggacggagtcagctcgttgttaacatacgagaggcatttcagtggacaggaacatcgg aaagtcaCTGATCTCGTGGAGAAGGGTAACAGgacggacagttccaaacttctcctaaatctggtgatggagaaaggctctcgggcccgaagggtgatgtgggaatcctttgtgaaaatgcaccatgtggtaccaaaattggacaaaatactgaaagagatgcaggaacttg gtcctgatccatttgattatatgaacatcagacgaggtttatctgaaatacccagtcacctgaaag atgttcaacagaaacacaaggaaacactccgggtccaaactgaaacactgagagtgaacacgatcctaataaaggagaaggttaagattttccagctggtcactctatacactgagctaacggtcatttctgcagttcgagatcggacacttgtagaacatgaactgctggcaagaggccgagaccatgaacagtggagagagaaacatctccggagagaactggaaaaaatccgaactgatcaattgttccagagcagtttttcccagagaaaatccaaatctgggagttcagcagcagtgagcggagtcgcggggattggaaaaacaacaatggtacaaaagattgtttatgactgggccactgggaaaatatacccacagtttcaatttgttttcagttttaaattccgggatttgaacgctattaactgtagaataaacctgaggaatctaatactggatctgtatccttactttgggaatattctgggagagctctggaagaacccagagagattactgtttatattcgatggtttagatgaattcaaggacagtattgATTTTGCTGACGATCagagaaatacagaacctcagtacatgtgcacagatcctgaagaccagtgtgaagtgtctgacattgtgtacagtttaatacagcacaagctgctcccaggatgttcagtgctcgtgaccagccgccccactgcattatatttattggaaaaggctgagatcagtgtctgggctgaaatcctgggatttgttggtgaagaaaggaaggaatatttcaacaagttttttgaagatcagatggtggcagcagctgttttcaaacatgtgggggagaacgagatcctgtacaccatgtgttacaacccttcctactgctggatcctcggtctgtcactgggtcccttcttcacacaaagagacaggaaacagcagcgagttaccaagaccatcacccaactatattcctactatatttacaatattctgaaaaaccatggccgagagattgaatccccccgtgatgtgttactgaagatcggtgagatggccttcacaggagtctcggagaagaagattgtgtttagaaatggagatttgatcaagtacaatctgcaaccttcccagttcctgtctgggttcatgatggaacttttggagagagatgattctgcccagagtgtggtttacacattcccgcacctcaccatccaagtgtttgtagccgcactcgcacaattcctgactccagatccaggggacatccggaaactcctcagtgaagcccacaacaaggaagatgggagatttgagatatttctccgttttgttgttggtctctcctcctcacagtcagctcggcccctggtcgagtttctgggtccatttcttcatcaaacaatctgcggagtgattgactgggtgaaggagaaggttgaaggagagattggaaagacagagagtgaaactggtaaaagggacctcctgaatacattccactacctgtttgagtctcagaatcaaacactggctcgggtcacagtgggatctgtggaaacacttacatttaGTGGATTcagactgaccccgattgactgtgcgttgctgtctcatgtcattggactctgtgatacaatcaAACACCTCGATCTGTGGCACTGCTCCATTcggtgtgaaggactccagcggctgggacccgcactgcacaaatgccaggcgttgag actggcgagcaataaactgggagattcaggagtgaaactactgtctgcggctctgaggaacccggactgtaaaatacaggaactgca gttacgggataacgatctcacagattcttgtaccgaagatctcgtctctgctctcagtacaaaccggtcactgatggTACTGAACCTGAgttataataaactgggagattcaggagtgaaactactgtgtgtgactctgaggaacccggactgtaaagtACAGGAACTGCG gttatgcgCTAACGGTCTCACagcttcttgtaccgaggatctctcctccgctctcagtacaaaccggtcactgacgggtctgGACCTGAATTATaatgaactgggagattcaggagtgaaactactgtctgcggctctgagtaaaccggactgtaaaatacaggaactgga tctggatgatgtcggtctcacagattcttgtaccaaggatctcgtctccgctctcagtacaaaccggtcactgacgggtctgAACCTTGGATTAAACTCCTttacagaccgatctgtccccgctctccgctccctcatactgacccgcaggagtctggagcggatcgg gctttGGGGGAATCGGTTCAGTCCAAAtggaaagagacacctggagtcactgcgggaatccagacccggactgaatgtgggagtgtga